Proteins co-encoded in one Bacillus sp. FSL H8-0547 genomic window:
- the spx gene encoding transcriptional regulator Spx codes for MAITLFTSCSCSSCRKTKLWMEEHDILYTERNLLTEPLTMKELKQILRMTEEGTDEILSTRSKQFQELDVNLDSLHMHELLELLKSKPGLLRCPIVMDEKKFLVGFNEDEIRKFLPRNIRAYLLRLLEAKTMLPN; via the coding sequence ATGGCCATTACGTTGTTTACATCATGCAGCTGCTCATCCTGCAGAAAGACAAAGCTTTGGATGGAAGAGCACGATATTTTATATACAGAAAGAAATCTTTTAACTGAACCTCTGACAATGAAGGAACTTAAACAGATATTGCGTATGACAGAAGAAGGGACAGATGAAATTCTTTCAACCCGGTCGAAGCAGTTTCAGGAGCTTGACGTTAACCTCGATTCTTTGCACATGCACGAATTGCTTGAGCTTCTTAAGTCTAAACCAGGGTTGCTGCGGTGCCCGATTGTCATGGATGAAAAAAAATTTCTTGTAGGATTTAATGAAGATGAAATCCGCAAGTTTTTGCCAAGAAATATCAGGGCATACTTACTTAGACTGCTTGAAGCAAAAACGATGCTTCCAAATTAA
- a CDS encoding GTP pyrophosphokinase family protein — MSAEKLKTIKRELTRFMMSYKFALEEMNTKINILKQEFQYIHDYSPIEHVSSRLKSPESIMKKMHRKNYVFSLEEIRKNMKDIAGIRITCSFLSDIYQISDMIQNQKDIHIVECKDYIKNPKPNGYQSLHLLAEIPVFMSDRQENVMVEVQIRTIAMDFWASLEHKIYYKYNQAIPEHLTDELREAALSAAELDRKMERLHNEITDLKKNGEEQHPLEEQMLLPLELLAKLRQTRV, encoded by the coding sequence ATGAGTGCAGAGAAGCTTAAGACAATCAAGAGAGAACTCACGCGCTTTATGATGTCCTACAAGTTTGCACTTGAAGAAATGAATACGAAAATAAATATTTTAAAACAGGAATTTCAGTATATTCACGATTACAGCCCTATTGAGCACGTAAGCTCGAGGCTTAAGTCGCCTGAAAGCATCATGAAAAAAATGCATCGTAAAAACTATGTTTTTTCACTGGAAGAAATCAGAAAAAATATGAAAGATATAGCGGGAATTCGTATAACATGCTCGTTTTTATCTGATATTTATCAGATCAGCGATATGATTCAAAACCAGAAAGACATCCATATCGTCGAATGCAAGGATTATATTAAGAACCCAAAGCCGAATGGCTACCAAAGCCTTCATTTATTGGCAGAAATTCCTGTTTTCATGTCTGACAGACAGGAGAATGTGATGGTTGAGGTTCAAATCCGAACGATAGCCATGGATTTCTGGGCAAGTCTTGAACATAAAATTTATTATAAATATAACCAGGCTATACCTGAACATTTGACTGATGAACTCAGAGAAGCGGCATTATCGGCAGCCGAGCTTGACCGGAAGATGGAAAGGCTGCACAATGAGATCACCGATTTGAAAAAAAACGGAGAAGAACAGCATCCTCTTGAGGAACAAATGCTGCTTCCTTTAGAACTGCTCGCCAAGCTTAGGCAGACAAGAGTATAA
- a CDS encoding MarR family transcriptional regulator has translation MNTKRNENIVSLFEIFVSLERKWMNDWNHVNQVGLSKTHILILQILETEGLKRPSLLAEQLQITTGGVTVLTSKLIKDGFVQKCQSERDRRAYNLEITETGKELLHSARKQINQQIENMFGMLSDEEIQNLRDIFHKCLMGQ, from the coding sequence ATGAATACGAAAAGAAACGAAAATATCGTCTCCCTGTTTGAGATTTTTGTTTCACTGGAACGCAAATGGATGAATGACTGGAACCATGTGAATCAGGTGGGACTATCCAAAACCCATATTCTGATTCTGCAGATTCTCGAGACAGAAGGGCTCAAGCGTCCTTCGCTGCTTGCAGAGCAGCTTCAGATAACGACGGGCGGAGTCACCGTACTGACAAGCAAGCTGATTAAAGACGGCTTTGTGCAAAAGTGCCAGAGCGAAAGGGATCGCAGAGCTTATAACCTTGAAATAACAGAGACAGGAAAGGAACTGCTCCATTCCGCAAGAAAGCAGATCAACCAGCAGATTGAAAACATGTTCGGCATGCTTTCAGATGAGGAAATTCAAAATTTGCGGGACATTTTCCACAAATGTCTGATGGGTCAATAA
- a CDS encoding phosphatase PAP2 family protein: MTKNYFLKIRDLSGFLVFPLLGLMYEFLNERQTDAVDMTAPADAYIPFVPVFILPYIIWYVYMFGFLLFFWWKDSAVYWKTVIALTAGELICFGVYFFFQSTVPRPELTGDGFLIHLVSVIYQNDQPFNCFPSIHVLTTFIIMLVLPKFKLGRMVAFISQLTGVLIILSTLFVKQHVIYDVIASIALGLSLWYILFELKRAPARLPSVIKERVSERNAG; this comes from the coding sequence ATGACAAAAAACTATTTTCTTAAAATAAGAGACTTATCCGGGTTTCTCGTATTCCCCCTTCTCGGACTGATGTATGAATTTTTAAATGAAAGGCAGACAGATGCGGTTGACATGACCGCTCCGGCAGATGCTTATATTCCATTTGTCCCGGTTTTCATTCTTCCTTATATCATCTGGTATGTGTATATGTTTGGGTTTCTCCTGTTTTTCTGGTGGAAAGATTCAGCTGTTTACTGGAAAACTGTAATTGCCCTGACTGCAGGAGAATTAATCTGCTTCGGTGTTTATTTTTTCTTCCAGTCAACTGTTCCAAGACCCGAACTCACGGGTGATGGTTTCCTTATCCATCTTGTTTCGGTGATTTATCAGAACGACCAGCCGTTTAACTGCTTCCCAAGCATTCATGTACTGACTACCTTCATCATTATGCTCGTTCTTCCAAAATTCAAGCTTGGCAGAATGGTTGCATTTATCTCTCAGCTGACGGGAGTTTTGATTATTCTGTCAACGTTATTTGTAAAACAGCATGTGATCTATGATGTGATTGCATCGATTGCCCTTGGCCTCTCACTCTGGTATATTCTTTTTGAATTAAAGCGCGCTCCGGCACGTTTGCCTTCCGTTATCAAAGAAAGAGTGTCTGAAAGGAATGCCGGCTGA
- a CDS encoding nucleotidyltransferase domain-containing protein, whose translation MRLQPAEAAMKIVEKRFPSCSAAVLAGSVVRGEGTHTSDLDLVIFDSSIEESYRESFVDFGWPVEAFVHNFSSYRYFFEEDCKRGTPSMPRMTAEGIVLRGEELLAPIKKEASALLEKGPEPLTQEEIDSRRYFITDALDDFTGCTIRAEGIHVAGNLAELLHQFILLTNGRFIGKSKWIHRSLKQFDDQMAESFFDAFEDYYRLGEKESVIRLAEDILKPYGGRFFEGFSLGKNE comes from the coding sequence ATGAGGCTTCAGCCTGCAGAGGCAGCAATGAAAATTGTTGAAAAAAGGTTTCCTTCATGTTCCGCAGCTGTGCTTGCGGGAAGTGTAGTGAGAGGGGAAGGCACTCATACATCAGACTTGGATCTTGTCATATTTGACTCGAGCATTGAAGAGTCTTACAGAGAATCGTTTGTCGATTTCGGCTGGCCTGTAGAGGCATTTGTACATAATTTTTCATCTTATCGTTATTTTTTTGAGGAAGACTGCAAACGCGGAACACCATCAATGCCGAGAATGACAGCAGAAGGAATTGTGCTGAGGGGTGAGGAACTGCTTGCCCCGATTAAAAAGGAAGCATCAGCTCTGCTTGAAAAGGGTCCTGAGCCCCTGACACAAGAGGAAATTGACAGCAGACGCTATTTCATTACCGATGCTTTGGACGACTTTACCGGCTGTACAATTCGTGCGGAGGGCATTCATGTTGCAGGGAATCTTGCTGAACTCCTCCATCAATTTATTTTGCTTACAAACGGAAGATTTATAGGCAAATCAAAATGGATACATAGATCGTTAAAACAATTTGACGACCAGATGGCTGAATCATTTTTTGACGCATTTGAGGATTACTACCGCCTTGGAGAAAAAGAGAGCGTAATCCGTCTGGCCGAGGACATTTTAAAGCCGTATGGAGGAAGATTTTTTGAAGGGTTTTCATTAGGGAAAAACGAATAA
- a CDS encoding GNAT family N-acetyltransferase — MKTIVRHPEKKDTEALMGLMYEYIVDFYQCEKPAEDKLTKLIETLFKGERGIQFVAEAGNKLVGFATLYFTYSTTRASEIAVMNDLYVKEEFRGKGAAEQLFKSCHTYSVEHHFAAMTWETAESNIRAQRFYARMGGKKGEFLTYSI; from the coding sequence TTGAAGACCATCGTAAGGCATCCGGAGAAGAAAGACACAGAAGCATTAATGGGGCTGATGTATGAGTACATTGTAGATTTTTATCAATGTGAAAAACCTGCTGAAGACAAGCTGACAAAGCTCATTGAAACGCTTTTTAAAGGAGAAAGAGGTATTCAGTTTGTTGCAGAAGCAGGAAATAAACTTGTCGGGTTTGCAACCCTTTATTTCACGTACAGCACAACAAGAGCAAGCGAGATTGCAGTAATGAATGATCTATATGTAAAGGAAGAATTCAGGGGGAAAGGTGCTGCTGAACAGCTTTTTAAAAGCTGCCATACATACTCGGTGGAGCATCATTTTGCTGCGATGACGTGGGAGACCGCTGAAAGCAATATAAGGGCTCAGCGTTTTTATGCCAGAATGGGCGGGAAAAAAGGTGAATTCCTGACCTATTCTATATAA